The Campylobacter concisus genome segment ATTTTATCAAGGTAGTAAATAAGGTTAATTTTTAATAGAAAATTCTTATAAGTATAAAAAATTCTTAAATTTTATAGATAATTTTTATCAAGAAAGGCTTAAGAAATCTAAAATAAATTTTGCTTTTTAGTATTTAGAATTATTTTTATAAACACTCTTAAGTAAATTATGAAAAAATTTTATAAATTTTAAACAAGATAGAGCAAAACTCTTGGATCTAATAGAAGTGTCATATAAATTTATTAGACGCCCTTGAAGGCAAAAATGGAAAATTCATTCATGCAAATACTATCTTTTTTCATATTTTTTAGTCTTAGACTTACGTTGGTGTCTTGTCAAAGTATCGGCAGTAGTACAAATATCATCCTATCAAGGCTAAAATTTTTCACATCTTCACGCCAGCCGTCCCAGCGGTAAAGCTCGCAAAATTTAGATATATCGCCGCATAGCGCCCAGTAAAAACTACGAGTAGCCAAGCTGTGCATCTTCCCATTTGCCGCTTGTCTGGCACACAGTAAAAGACGTTGCCAGCTTTGCCACCAAAGGCACCGCCGTTTATCGCGAAAAATCCACTCAAAATATCGTTTGCTACGAGCAAATTGCTAGACATCTGTCTACCTCGCTAAAGCTTTTGCCAAGGTTAAAGCTATAAATTCCACACTTCACCTGCTCATATCCTGAGCCAAGCAGGCGCAACCAACCGCCATCTATCACTATGCCGCCACACCCATAAACAAACGCTCCCATCGGCGATCGAGTGGCTACTTGAAACCCAAAAAACTCGCTTTGTGCCCTGCTCTCATCACGCAGTAAAATTTCACCCATTTTTAGCTTATTTAGCCGTTCTTCAACCAAGCTCCCAAGCCCGGCTTATTTGTATCTATAAGCCACCCTAGAGCTCTTATTGCGTACCGTTACAATAAATTTAATGAAATTTAAAAGAAGAATTTGGCGAGTCACCCCACCAAATTTGTATTAGTAGATTATTTTGCGTCCCAAGCTAGGATCGTGTTGCCTTCGGCGTCGGTAGCCACGTCACCCATACCCATGATGTTGTAGCCGCAGTCGACGTAGTGCACCTCGCCGGTCACGCCGCTAGCAAGGTCGCTGAGTAGATACATCGCGCTTTTGCCGACGTCTTGCGTCGTGACGTTGCGTTTTAGCGGGCTGTTTACTTCGTTATAGCGTAAAATCATCCTAAAATCGCCTATTCCGCTTGCGGCAAGCGTTTTGATTGGGCCCGCGCTGATAGCGTTTACGCGGATGCCGCGCGCGCCAAGGTCGTGAGCGAGGTAGCGCACGGAGCTTTCAAGCGCTGCTTTTGCGACGCCCATAACGTTGTAGTGAGGCACGAATTTAGGTCCGCCAAGATATGTAAGAGTTAGCACCGAGCCGCCCTCTTTTAGCACCGGTAGCACCGCGCGAGTAAGGCTTAGTAGCGAATACACGCTCGTGCCCATCGCGATGTCAAAGGCCTCTTTTGTAGTGTTTACGAACTCGCCTTCAAGTGCTTC includes the following:
- the fabI gene encoding enoyl-ACP reductase FabI, with amino-acid sequence MILKGKKGLIVGVANAKSIAYGIAEACHEQGAQMAFTYLNDALKKRVEPIAEEFGSKFVYELDVNNPTHLYGLADRIKADLGEIDFVVHAVAYAPKEALEGEFVNTTKEAFDIAMGTSVYSLLSLTRAVLPVLKEGGSVLTLTYLGGPKFVPHYNVMGVAKAALESSVRYLAHDLGARGIRVNAISAGPIKTLAASGIGDFRMILRYNEVNSPLKRNVTTQDVGKSAMYLLSDLASGVTGEVHYVDCGYNIMGMGDVATDAEGNTILAWDAK